The Lonchura striata isolate bLonStr1 chromosome 13, bLonStr1.mat, whole genome shotgun sequence DNA window TACTCGAGTGGTGTGGCCTCTGCAAATGTTTTCTAACACTTAATGACATACAGGTAAATCATGTGTGTCAGTGCAGGGCCTGGGAACACATAGCAGAAGTCCAGATTGCACTGAACATTGTGTGGTCCTCCATAGAGCCCTACCTGGACCACTGCCAACTTCTCACCTtgtttcccagcccagggttaCCAGGGCTTGACCATCTGTGTTTGCTATGCAACAAGTGAAAAGGAACATGACCTGCCCCATTCAGATTGTCCTTCCTGCTGGAAGCACCAGCCTTGCCCagactttttcttttgctgtctcCTACACTCCACTTGTCCTGAGAGCAACAGTGAGGTCCTTGGGAACACAAAGAGGACACCACTAAGAGGTCTATATCTCTCCAGACTGTGTGACAGAATCTATGAGATCTGGAATAGGAATGACCCAAAGCAACTGTCTCTGTGTGTAAGTATTTCTCTTAAACCCAGTACTGCCCTGTTTCACTACTTACCTGGCACAGTCCCATTGCAGTTCCAGCACCCTTGTGAATCATTAACAGACCAAGTCCAGCTGCTCCTTTCACAGCTTGTCCTTTcacacagttttctttcccagccccaaaatGTTTCATTCAAGCAAGGTACAGACAGAAAAGAGTAAAAAAGATTTTATGTGAATCTGCATCTGCTGACAACATGACAAGCAGACAGAGCAATAGGAAAGTATCCCCTATCTCTGCACTCATGGTGGGCAAGCTGGTCCTCTTTACAACTTGTTTGTTCTTTGCCCTGACATTCTACAGACATCCCTGTTCCTGCTTTTACAGGCAGCAGTCTTTTTTGGAGCATGTAATAGGAGTTAAAAGTGTCTCTCTGTCTCCTTCATGAATTTTCTGTCCCTGTTCCTTTACTATCAGCACCTGGTCATACACACCCCTGTAGGAAACTGCCATTTCTGTACCTTTTGCTTCATGCAGGGTGGAGTTTTCTAGTTTAAGGCTGGTCAAAGTAGGCGGGCAGTGTAGAGTAGTCATAGAGCTGGGATGTACACGAAGAAGACAGGAAGGGACAGGCACAGGTGTAGGTAGGAGCCACGTCCATGTGTGTATGAGACTCCAGCATGAAGGCAGAGCGCCTGTACATGAATGCACAGCTGTTCGTGTGACTGCCTGGAGGTGTGTGTACCACAGCAGCAAACGTGTGTGAAGGCAACTTTGCTTGAATCGGGTCTGGTGGTGCTTCAAAAGGACTTGTTAAGGTGAGGTTTTCAACCATTTCTTGGTATCTAGTATAGATGCTCTTGATGCCAGCAAGTTGTGACAATTTTCTGCGGACAGAAGCTGTGGGTCTGGCTTAGAGGCTAGTTTCTGCTTCTCCAGACAGTCGGTCAGTGCCCTTCCTCAGCTTTTCCCACTAGTGACAGTCATGCCAGCTGCTCACCCCTGAATGGGCAGATGACTTCTAATTCTGCAGAAATGGACCAGGCCAAATTGAAGCAGCATTTGAAAAAACTGTGAGCAACCATCAGTGCCATCAAAGACAGGGGCTTCTCTGGGCCAGATCCTCTTTGTTATACTGCTACCATTACAGTACTGGGGAACCTGTACATGTCTGGAGAACTTCTTCAGCCTGGCAATATTAGTTTGCACAGCACAAGGTGTTTTTGGGCTGTAACTGTCTCACACTTGCCAGAGACATGCGCATGTTTAATAAACCTGTAATTTGGAGATATGGCGCCCAATGCTAGGTGCTTTTCATGGGTACATTTCCCTTGGGCTTCTTGCTGCTTTCTTTGACACTTGCTCTTTGCCAGGATCAAGCTTTTCCAAAGTCTGTTTCTAGAAAAGGCTAAgactgtgcttttttttttttttttttttttttttgaaacaagCTGCTCAGGCAATATTTTCATACCTTTGCTGTTGACAttgcattgttttatttttcagttgtttctAAATTGCATCCTTTGTGCCCTGTGATTCTTCCAGTTCTTTCTGATCTCAGCAAAATCTTggctcttctctctcttctctgttGGCACACACACTGTTACAGTGTGCTTTTCTTGTTCTGCAGCTGAGATTGTCTCAATTATTCTGGGTTGATCTTTACTTTCAGCTCTGTGAGGGCTTCATATTTTCACTTTTGCAATATGAAATTAATTCCGTCACTGGTGACTGTGGATGCTTGCTGTAGAGAAAATGTGGCTAAGCTTAGTTTAGAAACATCCCATCTCCCATGATTGAGAAATACAGTGATGAAAAATAAGGTTATATAATTAGTATTTCTCTCATATTAGGGAATGTATGATACATAGTACAGTATGATGCTTCTCTTTCATTCCTCTTCAAAAGGCACACAATTCATTTCAGTCCTTTTACTCTCTGTGCAAGAGACTTCTGATGGCAACAGTTACCACTATTTCTTATGTGAGTGAAGAAGCTGTTGAAACTGTGGCCTCACATGAGGTCATTTCTATCAAAAGCAGTCACTCTGTGAAATACCTTAAAGCATCTAGCTATTCTACTCTGGGACAAAAGTATACTCTtgtttcctggaaaaaaaaaaaccaaaactgattTCATTCTCACACTCAGGCAACTCCCATGTAGGTTTCCAAAGAAACAACTATTTCTGTGGTTTTAAATCTTCCTGGGTATCTACCTTCATGCCATTGTTCATGTCTGCTCAACAGAATTTTTCTCAATTAACAGCTTCTGGCTATATTCCAGGAACTCTGTCAGGAGTTagaataacaataataatggTGCCAGATGGAAGCGATATCATCAAAGTTCATTTGGAAGCCAGGACTTTTGGTGAACACTGCTTGTATTCATTTGGAAGGAAGAAGCTGATGTATCACTTATTTTTACAATAGTCTTTGTCTGCAGCTCTTCCTAGGGTTGGTCCAAATAGCAACCTGATTCAGCTCATTGTCAGACCTGAACACTACAGGCCATTTgttttaccaaaaaaaatcagagagcTTCTTGTCCAGGAGACAGGAATTATGTACTCCCTCTCTAAATGCACATCCTCATCCTTGCCAGACTAAAGTAAATTTACTAAAGTAAAATTCATATTGTGATAGCACCTGTTGGCAACAACCAGGCTTACCCATGAGGCTGGGTATTTTCCTTACTCTGAGAAATTATAATTGCTGCCTTATAAACCCTAAGCTCAACACAAATGCACAGCAGGTTACTAAGATAAAAAAGCCAATTTATGCATGTATTTTGGAGGCACAGATTAGTACTGTTCCTCATTTGTTAGCAGCAGTGACTCTACATGAAAATCTAAAACATCAGTACTAGAGGAACTGAAATCACGAGAGGAGGTAACCCCTGTGCAAAAATTAGTCTGAAAGCTTTGCTGCAGAGGAAAATTGAGGCAGGGCATAAGGAGGAGGTTAAGGAAGCTTTGGGAACCTTCAAAATTACTGTGGACCCAGATGGCATGGCAAGCATGTAGTAGGGAGGCAATGTCTGCATTGTAGCTGAGTTGAGTGATTTTATACCTCTGCTGTTTGTGCAGGGGGGCTGCTGCTTGGCGTGGGAATAGCTGCTTGAGTCTCATGCAATTGTGGACTGCACAAAAGCAGTGTACAAAGCTGTAAGGGCCTGGGCTTGAATGCTGCTCTGTCCGGGATTAACATCTTGCTCTAAAAGCCCTGCTCTCTCTGTCCTGTCTTGCTGTGCATCCCCCTGGAAGGACTTGACCATGACTAGGAACCAGAGAAGTTTTTTCAGTTTTAGTTCACCTTGGAAAATACAAAGCACCTGGAGGTTTACTTCCACCACTGTGGCACAGCTAAACTGCCAACATGGCAGATGGCAATGGGGAGCACTCCATGCTGCCTGGGTTTCAGTGCTGCACAAGgagcctgtccccaggggtggcCCATGCTGCAGACACCCAACCTGTATTTGAGGCACAGTCAGACACTGCTGGGGGACAGAAGGAGAACACACAAGGCAGGAATAATTGGCAAACTgtcttttaatgtatttttaaaaaaattaatgaattcTTTTTGCCTCAGATCCCATATTCAGTGGTGTATTCCCTGCAGATTACTGTGCCAGCTGGTATTCAGGCTATGAATTCTTTCATTAGCATTTTTATGTCATATCCCCAGTGGCATGaaaaattttcagcattttccaaTAATCAGCCATCCTCCTCCAGAGGCAGAAGAGAGGTTTAGTGCATGAAACAAGGACCCAGCTTTGGGCAGATCTTTGACTTCAACTAGCACATTGTATTGTACGTCTTCTCATAAAAGACCTATAGGATGAGTGGGCTTGGAGGGAGGGATAGCAAGGGACAGTCTTTAAAAAGGAGTTAGGCTAAGAAGGGAGCTGGTAGGGCAGGTAAGCAGTTAAGCCTGCCTACACAAAGATGGGTCTTTCTAGCAAAGTTGCCTACAAAGCTCTGTCTGGAGGAGATACTGTTCTTGGATTTATTCCAGTGCCAAGCTTCTTCCTATGGTATGTGAAGTTTTCCCTGTGGTGACAATAAATGTttcctgaaattttaaaaggagtATAATCCAAACAAAAGGAAACCTACATTGTATGTTTACAGCATTTTGGCATAAAATTAATTGTAAATATTGGTCAGAGTAAGGTGTTCAAAAGTAAAATGTGGAACTGTTGAATTCTGAACACCTCAGCAAAAAGGGAGGGTTTGCATCTTTTGTTCATAAAAATTGCCAGGGATTATGTATGTGAAGTACACATTTGTCTGTACCAACTAACTTCAGTGCACTCAGCTAGCTCTTAAACTTTGATAAAAGTGCAGACAAGCTTTTCAGTATCTTCTAAGACTGCATTAAAATGGCTTACTGACAAACAGTGGTTTTGCTGCAGAAAACCTTCAGCCCTGCAGTACTTATGTCCTTTGCAAAGACAGCTTGTGTAGTAGTTGTCACAGTGTCACTAGTAGTGTGGCAGCTTTTCCAAATCTTGTGCCTGCAGAGGGATGCACAGGAGCCTGATGCACCACATCTTGCCTTTTTCATCATCTTGTGATGCTAAACTTCCTCTGTCTCTGCAGGTCCCTTGCAATCATGGTGAAGTCTAGAAGAGTGCAGGTGCTCCTGATTCTGGTAGTTCTGTCCTTCCTTCTTATCCACTTCCTACCCTGCAGCAACAATGCCCATACGGAAGAAAAACCTTCTCCTGTTCACATCCTCATTCTCTCCTCCTGGCGGTCAGGATCCTCCTTCACTGGACAAATCTTCAGCCAGCACCCCAGTGTCTTCTACCTGATGGAGCCTGCATGGCATGTTTGGGTTAAGATGTATCAGAACAGTGCCAAAGTCTTACACATGGCAGTGCGGGACTTAGTCAGGTCGGTCTTTCTGTGTGACATGTCTGTGTTTGATGCTTACATGTCTAGCCAGAAGAAAAAGTCTGATTTATTTCAGTGGGAGACAAGCCGAGCCTTGTGTTCCCCACCTGCCTGTGACTCATTCAGTCGCAGTGACATAATCACTGCAGGCAATTGCAAAACCATCTGTGGCAAGTATCCATTCAGCAAGGTGGAGGAAGCTTGTAAAACCTATAGCCATGTTGCCATCAAGGAAGTTAGGTTCTTTGACCTGAAAGTTCTCTATCCGCTTCTCACTGATCCATCCCTGAACCTCAAAATCATTCACTTGGTACGTGATCCTCGGGCTGTGTTCAGGTCCCGAGAGAATACAATGGCAGACCTGAAACGCGACAGTAACATTGTTGTGGGGTCTCAGAAGACAAAGGGAGAAATGGGGCCCTACAACACAATGCAGGTCATCTGCAAAAGCCACGTTGAGATATACAAGGCAGGAagtcaggctgctccaagcttcCTGAAAGACCGGTATCTGCTGGTTCGCTATGAAGACATTGTCAGAGACCCGCTAGCAAGGGCTGCTCAGATGTACAGGTTTGCAGAACTCCATTTCACACCAGCGCTTCAGAAGTGGGTCCACAACATCACCCATGGAAAGGGTCATGGAGCACAGGCCTTTGATATTGGGTCGAGAGATGCACTGAGAGTATCACAGGCATGGAGAAAGACACTTCCCTtccagaaaatagaaaaagtgcAAAATGTATGCAAAGAGGCAATGGATTTGCTGGGCTACCGGCTTGTTCAGTCtgaagaagagcagaaaaatatGTCTCTGGATCTTCTGTTTGCCCAGAACTCTTCTGAGTGTCAAATTTTGAAGGCAGAAAAGCTGGTCTCTGCACCTACTCTCTGAAGGCTGCAGAGTGCTGAACTATTCACTAGAGCCAAAGAGGACAGAGGTGCAGGCATAGAAGTGTAGGAGTGTGCATGGATGCAAGAACAAGTGCTACAAGAACCCTGACTACATTCAGGAGAGCTATCAGCAGCACAGGGTCACCCTCTAAGACCCCTGGAGATACAGCCACAATGGAGGCTAAGGTAATGCAAGTTtgttttccaaataaataatGTTTAGGTTGGAGCATACAGAATGCCAAAGGAGTAGGACCAGATAGCAGAAGCTCAAACCCCCCACAGTCCACAGCTGAAGACGAGGGAAACCACATGGAGCAATTGCACTGCAAAGGAAGAGGAAATATAACAGGAAGCTGAACAAAGAAAACATTGCTTGACATGCTGCCACGCAGGATATGTAGTGCCAGAAAAGATGCAAGGATAACTAGACATTTGGTTTCAGGAAAGATGTTGgactttggttttgttttgggtttttttattttgtgggtttttgggttttggttggttttggattttttgtatttttaatggtTGCATTTTCAAGGCCAGTTCTTCTTTTGTTCCATTCGTGTGCCCAAGCATCCAGCCTCAGTGGCAAAAGTGGGGAAATGTTCATGTTCACTTACTGTATAATAGAAAAATGGAATAAACCAGCTATTGCTGAAAATAAAGCTCCTGGGTTTTCATGTGGAAACCATTTCTGTGATTATGTGaatccatttattttttagCTGAAATAATTCTGTCTTCTAGCTTTCAAATCCAAGAACAGttgttttcctgggaattcccacAGTCCACATGGGTGCTGGAAGAATTAATGCTAAGGTCAGGATCCTAAAGACAAGGTAAAGACAGATTTCATTGGCATAAATATCAAAACTGAGAAGACAGGTTAATGGGGGTGGATTgaagaaacaaagagaaaatcagGAAGTTCTCCTATTGAAATATTTGGTGACAGTATTTCTCGTCTTGGAgtacaaaaaaatatatttaatggaCTATGCCATTCTCCCACCTCCAATGGGAATATATAACTCAAACCTGAACAACAGAATTGTTTTCACCTGGTTTTAAGTGTTCCAGAGACAAGGAGAAAAACTTGCTACCAGATATGGGGAGGAGTGAAATGCCTACAGATACCTATTTCTGAATATCCTTTTTAATGTGTAAACTGCAGAGTCCCTTTAACACACGTCTACAGAACACTCGCTACCTTAGCAATATGGGTATCTGTATTCCTAGAGCTAAACCCCTAACCCCTGAAAAGGTGGGATGTTATAGCAATATTAATAGTCTTCCTACCAGAGATTCTGTTGAATGACAAAATCCATGCTGAGCAGGCAGCACTGGCCTCATGATTCATAGTAAGTTCACTGAAAGCAAGGTATCCTCCTTTATGCTGTGTTTATGCAAATTTAGGGCAGGCATACTGACATAGAGAAGTGGGAGTTGCACTGTGCCACAGCACAGAGCCACTGTTTTTCTTTATAGTCTCTTTAAAATAGACCTTAACATATTCAGCTAAAAACAGCTAGAAGCTCATTCTTACTGAAGTTATAGTAAAGATCTTCCTCCTGTAAGTGCCAAGAAGCTGGATTCTGAGCAAAAATAGATTCTTTTCAGTATGTTGCTCCTTAACTCTACATTAACCAATGTCAGCTTGAGCTGCTTAAGTTTTATTATGAATACTTTTTTCAGTGGATGCAATCAATTCTGTGTATCAAGTGTTTACCTGAATAAGAACCTTCACAGTGTTTCCAGTTAGTAAAAAAATGATGTAAAAGTAACATGATGCATTTCCCTCATGTACTGTTTTGCAAATTACTTACACTTCTGCTTCCTAAGCTTAATCAGAGAAAATGCAGAATTGTTGATTTCAGTATGTCTTTATTACAGTCCCTTAGATATGTTTCCTCAATACAACCATTtgtaagattttaattttttctgaaaCAGCAAAGTCTGCTGCCAGTCAGGTCACATGAAAATGTAAAGTTATTTTGATTTGAGGAAAGATAACTTAAAATACtttttggaggaggaaaaagaaaactcaacaacaatcccccaaaatctcaaGATGCTGATGATGATGTGTAAAACTATGACTTTGGCAAATGCAATAAAGATCACGGAAGTCTGTTTAGAAACAAACATGAAGCATACATTGTACAAGTTTAAAAGAGTAAACTCTGGTTTTATACCAATGAAATGTAAGATGGAGAAGTCTCCAGTCAAAAGGACATTTAAAAGCTGACTCTGTGGTATTCTGGTCTGTTGCTCTTCAAACTGGTGCATACAATCAGTTTTGCATTGGCAACTCTAGTTATGAAAGCATGGCAATTAATTGATTTTGATGAATGCTGGCTAACTCTAAAAGAAAGCAAGTGGGAAATACTCAAATTCCAGATAACTGTTTGCAGACCCAGAATTTCTGTCTGTAGAATTCTCTTTAACTCGAAGTTTTTGTATGTGCATTGCCACTTTGCTCACTTTTCCAGGTATACAAATATTGCTGCTCCAGGCAATAACAGAAATAAACTTATTTGAGCTACAAAAAGAACCTTCCTGACCTTTTGTGATAGTAGAGGAATCTGACAGGAATATGGAAAACCAAACTGTCTCCAGCATGTCAAAAGAAGCATAACTGTGTTGTAGGTAAGacaaagcacagaaaagcaaGGATTTTTATCATGGTAAAAGACAGAACCAGAAGTAGAACCATACAATATGGTGTCATCTCTGGGTCCTCCAGGTTTTAACCTGGTAAAATAGACCTAGACCTACATACATGCACAAGCAAGTGCATCTGTGGATAAGCAGTGCCTTTTAGGAGTTTGTAATAGTAGAAAGAGGGCAACCTTGAGTGAATTATGGTCTTTGTGTCAGTTCTTACACCTACTGAGTGCACCAAGCACACATGGAAAGATTCTCAGCATTAGACAATGGGTCCATAAGGCTCTGCAAAGGCAAAAACACTGAACTTTGCACTGCACCTTAGACTAATTGCTTCAATAAGATAAACTCACTCTTAAAACAAGTGCCACTTAGAATTATAAAAAGATAGAGGTAATCTGACCATTTTATATTGCAGTTATTTAATACGTTCTACCTCTCACTTTGAATTCTAGAGAAGTTTTGTTAAACAAGACCATTGCAACTCTATGGTGCTGCTGAGATGTCTACACAGTCCAAGCTAGAATGGGAGTTTTCAGCTGCAAGACGTGACAGTTCTCCTGTTCCTGAACCTGGTCATCAGCAAAACTTGGATTTCAAACCAAGCTGGTAACATTCCTAATGTAAAAAACAATTACTTTATTAGCTATGTTGTCTTGCACTCTCTAATTAAGTGCTTGTCTGGCATCCACACAAATCTCAAATAACTGTTCAAAGTCTGAATAGCATGACTATGCCAAATAATTCTCACTTTTTCAGTCTAGTGAAACACTGTGTAGTGCTGTTTTAGCATTTATTTGGTTACATTGGATAACTCATTGAATAATCAGTAGGTGTTACTACTGATTCCTGAAGCAGCAGTCTCATTATATAGTTCTTTTTCACATTTCACCTTAATTTTCTGAGTGCCACAGTGCAATATGctaaaaacccaaaatgttAACTATTTAGAGAggttaaaaaacccaaaaatcttCGCCTTTACCAGCCCATTTTGTTTCACCAAAAGAATGAATTCCAGATTTTTAGGACTCACTTCAAATAATATTACAATAAGTAACCAGAGCACAATTTCGGGCTAAAAGTACTGAGTTTTTCAAATTATGACTGTATCCCAGTGATAGCATTCTCTCTCAAACACAACTTAGGTGATAGATATATAATCTCTGATCATTCCCTCTTAACTTTCATTTCCTACTTCAACTATTACTCATAGCACTGAAAGCTGGTGTACTTTTCCCAACTAGAATATATAGTATAAGCGTTACTTTGATTAAAGCAGCTGCATCTCTTAGATCTGCAGAGACACAAAACAGGccttttaatacaaaaaaattaaagcatttctCAAACTTTGATCAAATTTTCTATTGTGTTTCTGAAATGACTATTACATTTATGCAACTGTACTAGATCAGTAATGTCCTCTTGTTAACTCTCTTTAAACACTATCCGCTTTTCTACATTTTCAGCTCCAAATTTGGCTACCAATTTATTTCTGACATGTTCACCATCCTTTTGTAATTCTAAGTCATCCTCTCTGCTCCATACAGGGTACCCATCCAAGCGCTGCCCTGTCTGCAGAAAGTATGAAGTAGCTTCCACGTCACCGCTGTTTTTCAGAAAGGCCTGTGTAACAGTGAGCAGGTCCACATCAAACTTCTCCATGAAGTGCTCCATAGTTTTTACTACCTGTCCCACCACATTGGAAGTAGAACAAGTGTTTTTTGGTCTTTCTTGCCTTTGTAATTGAATGTCAGGGAAAGCAGAGTCTTCTGGCCCAATTTTCAGCTCACGTGCTGTTTCTCCTGGGGACCTTCTCACTCCATCTTGTGTAGGATGTTCTGCAACATCTGAAGAGTCACTTTCTGACTAATAGTAAGACAAGTGGAATCACCAGTTAGAGATGGTATTTTCTGGCAAATCTTTTACCACTGTAACCAACCACCTTTTACTCTGTCTCTACAGTGTATTAAAACCTCAGAAATTAGTAAGCATAGTAAAAGCTAGTGACTGAAGCAAAGCCATATGTGTTAATATGGCTGCACATGATCACAGAAATCCATA harbors:
- the CHST4 gene encoding carbohydrate sulfotransferase 4 — encoded protein: MHSCSCDCLEVCVPQQQTCVKATLLESGLVVLQKDLLRSLAIMVKSRRVQVLLILVVLSFLLIHFLPCSNNAHTEEKPSPVHILILSSWRSGSSFTGQIFSQHPSVFYLMEPAWHVWVKMYQNSAKVLHMAVRDLVRSVFLCDMSVFDAYMSSQKKKSDLFQWETSRALCSPPACDSFSRSDIITAGNCKTICGKYPFSKVEEACKTYSHVAIKEVRFFDLKVLYPLLTDPSLNLKIIHLVRDPRAVFRSRENTMADLKRDSNIVVGSQKTKGEMGPYNTMQVICKSHVEIYKAGSQAAPSFLKDRYLLVRYEDIVRDPLARAAQMYRFAELHFTPALQKWVHNITHGKGHGAQAFDIGSRDALRVSQAWRKTLPFQKIEKVQNVCKEAMDLLGYRLVQSEEEQKNMSLDLLFAQNSSECQILKAEKLVSAPTL